In Chrysoperla carnea chromosome 2, inChrCarn1.1, whole genome shotgun sequence, the following proteins share a genomic window:
- the LOC123293987 gene encoding uncharacterized MFS-type transporter C09D4.1-like isoform X1 has product MGVIKEKSLKVETGKTVETYRVYKRRWFILFIFFVLYFVGSIQWIQYTIIEDVVMDYYGVSASTVNLTSVIFLLTYLPLIFPVSYVIKKKGIRFSMIIAVTGHCIGSWIKLFSTHQTGFWIGFVGQTLVAVTQVFVVSMPPKLAGIWFDSTQMSTACTIAFYGSPMGIAMGYLITPMIVKQEPESVEETGNDLFLLFLIIAIATTVVTVLIFVSFQEAPPVPPSEAQNTQTQESSNTLQSYKNLLTNGPFMTLLCAYGLNIGVYNATSTLFNPIILEHFEDGGPFAGHIGVVFIFSGIFSTVLFGVILDKTKRFKETSLGAYAMTTVGMLAFTFAVTSEHKLLIYLATFLLGFFANGYIPVAYETGVELTYPESEFNSTGVLSTGSHTMGGLFTIFFTFILTKTNSFWTNMGMVAFLIIGLILTICTPNIRKRQDALEQHLINVNLEKKLEKF; this is encoded by the exons atgggtgtaattaaagaaaaatctttGAAAGTTGAGACAGGCAAAACTGTCGAAACTTATCGTGTTTACAAACGTCGATggtttattctttttatattttttgtactgTATTTTGTGGGCTCTATACAATGGATCCAATATACAATAATTGAAGATGTCGTTATGGACTATTATGGTGTTAGTGCAAGTACGGTTAATTTAACATcggttatatttttgttaacgtATTTGCCATTAATTTTTCCTGTTTCATATGTTattaagaaaaag GGTATCAGATTTTCTATGATTATTGCGGTGACTGGGCACTGCATTGGATcatggataaaattattttccacacACCAAACGGGTTTTTGGATTGGATTTGTAGGCCAAACACTTGTTGCTGTGACTCAGGTATTTGTCGTAAGTATGCCACCAAAATTGGCTGGCATTTGGTTTGACAGCACTCAGATGAGTACAGCATGCACAATTGCGTTTTATGGATCTCCAATGGGTATTGCTATGGGATATTTAATTACACCCATGATTGTTAAACAAGAACCTGAGAGTGTCGAAGAAACTGGAAAtgatttgtttcttttatttctaattattgCTATAGCCACTACAGTCGTGACCGTTTTAATATTTGTGT cttttcAAGAAGCACCACCTGTTCCTCCAAGCGAGGCACAAAACACGCAAACACAAGAAAGCTCGAATACATTacaatcttataaaaatttgttaacgaATGGGCCTTTCATGACTTTATTGTGTGCATATGGTTTAAATATAGGTGTTTACAATGCTACGAGTACACTGTTTAATCCAATTATTTTGGAACATTTTGAG gatGGTGGGCCATTTGCTGGTCATATTGGAGTAGTATTCATATTCTCTGGAATTTTTAGCACAGTTTTATTTGGAGTGATTTTAGATAAAACGAAAAGATTTAA AGAAACATCGTTGGGTGCTTACGCAATGACAACAGTAGGAATGTTAGCCTTTACATTTGCAGTGACCTCCGAACATAAACTTCTAATTTACTTAGCAACTTTTTTACTAGG cttttttgcAAATGGTTACATTCCGGTAGCATATGAAACGGGAGTTGAACTAACATACCCTGAGAGTGAATTTAATTCAACTGGTGTTTTAAGTACTGGATCGCATACAATGGGCGgcttatttacaatattttttacttttatactaACAAAAACTAACAGCTTTTGGACAAATATGGGTATGGtggcatttttaataattggattAATTCTTACTATATGTACACCTAATATTCGTAAACGGCAAGATGCTTTAGAACAACATCTAATTAATGTAAATCtcgaaaaaaaacttgaaaagttttaa
- the LOC123293987 gene encoding feline leukemia virus subgroup C receptor-related protein 2-like isoform X2, with protein MEYYGVSASTVNLTSVIFMLTYLPLIVPVSYVIKKKGIRFSMIIAVTGHCIGSWIKVFSTHPNGFWIGFAGQTLVAVTQVFVVSMPPRLAGIWFDSTQMSTACTIAFYGSPMGVATAYLITPMIVKQERESAEETGNDLFLLFLIIAIAATVVTVLIFVFFREAPPIPPSEAQNTQTQESSNTLQSYKNLLTNGPFMTLLCAYGLNIGVYNATSTLFNPILLEHFEDRGAFAGHIGVVFILSGSLSTVLFGVILDKTKRFKETTLGAYAMTTVGMLAFTFAVNSEHKLLIYLAVFLLGFFANGYIPVAYETGVELTYPESEFNSTGVLSTGSHTMGGLFTLFFTFLLNQTNGFWTNMGYQIFYDYCGDWALHWIMDKIIFHTPNGFLDWICRPNTCCCDSGICRKYATKIGWHLV; from the exons ATGGAATATTATGGTGTTAGTGCAAGTACGGTTAATTTAACATCGGTTATATTTATGTTAACGTATTTGCCATTAATTGTTCCTGTTTCATATGTTattaagaaaaag GGTATCAGATTTTCTATGATTATTGCGGTGACTGGGCACTGCATTGGGTCATGGATCAAAGTATTTTCCACACATCCAAACGGCTTTTGGATTGGATTTGCGGGTCAAACACTTGTTGCTGTGACTCAGGTATTTGTCGTAAGTATGCCACCAAGATTGGCTGGCATTTGGTTTGACAGCACTCAGATGAGTACAGCATGCACAATTGCGTTTTATGGATCTCCAATGGGTGTTGCTACGGCATATTTAATTACACCTATGATTGTTAAACAAGAACGTGAGAGTGCCGAAGAAACTGGAAAtgatttgtttcttttatttctaataattgcTATAGCCGCGACAGTTGTGAccgttttaatatttgtat TTTTCCGAGAAGCACCACCTATTCCTCCAAGCGAGGCACAAAACACGCAAACACAAGAAAGTTCGAATACATTacaatcttataaaaatttgttaacgaATGGGCCTTTCATGACTTTATTGTGTGCATATGGTTTGAATATAGGTGTTTACAATGCCACGAGTACACTGTTTAATCCAATTCTTTTGGAACACTTTGAG GATCGTGGGGCATTTGCTGGCCATATTGGAGTAGTGTTCATATTGTCTGGAAGTTTAAGCACAGTTTTATTTGGAGTGATTTTAGATAAAACGAAAAGATTTAA AGAAACAACGTTGGGTGCTTACGCAATGACAACCGTAGGAATGTTAGCCTTTACATTTGCAGTAAACTCTGAACATAAACTGCTAATTTATTTAGCAGTTTTTTTATTGgg cttttttgcAAATGGTTACATACCGGTAGCATATGAAACGGGAGTTGAACTGACATACCCTGAAAGTGAATTTAATTCAACTGGTGTTTTAAGTACTGGATCGCATACAATGGGCGGCCTATTTACactattttttacgtttttattaaatcaaactAATGGCTTTTGGACAAATATGG GGTATCAGATTTTCTATGATTATTGCGGTGACTGGGCACTGCATTGGATcatggataaaattattttccacacACCAAACGGGTTTTTGGATTGGATTTGTAGGCCAAACACTTGTTGCTGTGACTCAGGTATTTGTCGTAAGTATGCCACCAAAATTGGCTGGCATTTGGTTTGA
- the LOC123293987 gene encoding uncharacterized MFS-type transporter C09D4.1-like isoform X3: MAFGQIWGIRFSMIIAVTGHCIGSWIKLFSTHQTGFWIGFVGQTLVAVTQVFVVSMPPKLAGIWFDSTQMSTACTIAFYGSPMGIAMGYLITPMIVKQEPESVEETGNDLFLLFLIIAIATTVVTVLIFVSFQEAPPVPPSEAQNTQTQESSNTLQSYKNLLTNGPFMTLLCAYGLNIGVYNATSTLFNPIILEHFEDGGPFAGHIGVVFIFSGIFSTVLFGVILDKTKRFKETSLGAYAMTTVGMLAFTFAVTSEHKLLIYLATFLLGFFANGYIPVAYETGVELTYPESEFNSTGVLSTGSHTMGGLFTIFFTFILTKTNSFWTNMGMVAFLIIGLILTICTPNIRKRQDALEQHLINVNLEKKLEKF; encoded by the exons ATGGCTTTTGGACAAATATGG GGTATCAGATTTTCTATGATTATTGCGGTGACTGGGCACTGCATTGGATcatggataaaattattttccacacACCAAACGGGTTTTTGGATTGGATTTGTAGGCCAAACACTTGTTGCTGTGACTCAGGTATTTGTCGTAAGTATGCCACCAAAATTGGCTGGCATTTGGTTTGACAGCACTCAGATGAGTACAGCATGCACAATTGCGTTTTATGGATCTCCAATGGGTATTGCTATGGGATATTTAATTACACCCATGATTGTTAAACAAGAACCTGAGAGTGTCGAAGAAACTGGAAAtgatttgtttcttttatttctaattattgCTATAGCCACTACAGTCGTGACCGTTTTAATATTTGTGT cttttcAAGAAGCACCACCTGTTCCTCCAAGCGAGGCACAAAACACGCAAACACAAGAAAGCTCGAATACATTacaatcttataaaaatttgttaacgaATGGGCCTTTCATGACTTTATTGTGTGCATATGGTTTAAATATAGGTGTTTACAATGCTACGAGTACACTGTTTAATCCAATTATTTTGGAACATTTTGAG gatGGTGGGCCATTTGCTGGTCATATTGGAGTAGTATTCATATTCTCTGGAATTTTTAGCACAGTTTTATTTGGAGTGATTTTAGATAAAACGAAAAGATTTAA AGAAACATCGTTGGGTGCTTACGCAATGACAACAGTAGGAATGTTAGCCTTTACATTTGCAGTGACCTCCGAACATAAACTTCTAATTTACTTAGCAACTTTTTTACTAGG cttttttgcAAATGGTTACATTCCGGTAGCATATGAAACGGGAGTTGAACTAACATACCCTGAGAGTGAATTTAATTCAACTGGTGTTTTAAGTACTGGATCGCATACAATGGGCGgcttatttacaatattttttacttttatactaACAAAAACTAACAGCTTTTGGACAAATATGGGTATGGtggcatttttaataattggattAATTCTTACTATATGTACACCTAATATTCGTAAACGGCAAGATGCTTTAGAACAACATCTAATTAATGTAAATCtcgaaaaaaaacttgaaaagttttaa